From the Anoplopoma fimbria isolate UVic2021 breed Golden Eagle Sablefish chromosome 14, Afim_UVic_2022, whole genome shotgun sequence genome, one window contains:
- the fgfr1b gene encoding fibroblast growth factor receptor 1b isoform X2 — MNLTFCLQTGSHRLLRCEDIMSPPRCLRMLLSCILLVLLVQFPQTRSRPATEDTDTADAVKSSEDEEDDESSSEESKLSNELSTSNEKLQTSAPQWVTPDKMEKQLHAVPASRTVKFRCLATGNPAPSLRWYKNGKVFRKDQRIGGYKIRDHMWTLIMESVVPSDKGNYTCVVENEYGSIKHTYLLDVVERSPHRPILQAGLPANQTAVVGHNVEFVCRVFSDPQPHIQWLKHITVNGSREAPDGHPYVLVLKTAGLNTTDKEMEVLTLRNVTLSDSGEYTCLAANSIGVSHHSAWLTVVDDLPPAPLPSQTYLEIFIYCLGFFIIIILTATAVICRLCCAPKKSDFSSQLAVQKLAKSIPLRRQVSVESSASLQSGMCLMRQSRLSSGATTILTGVSEYELPYDPAWELPRDRLTLGKPLGEGCFGQVVLAEAVGVDRNKPTRLTKVAVKMLKADATEKDLSDLISEMEMMKMIGKHKNIINLLGACTQGGPLYVVVEYASQGNLREFLRTRRPVGLEYWSGPRQTTLGSLEVRELVSAAYQVARGMAYLASRKCIHRDLAARNVLVTEDDVMKIADFGLARDVHHIDYYKKTTNGRLPVKWMAPEALFDRVYTHQSDVWSFGVLLWEIFTLGGSPYPGVPVEELFKLLKEGHRMEKPSACTQELYLMMRDCWHAVPSRRPTFTQLVEDLDRTLYLMANQEYLDLAIPLVQYSTVESSVSALSCNST; from the exons ATGAATCTGACTTTTTGTCTCCAGACAGGAAGTCACCGTTTGTTGAGGTGCGAGGACATCATGTCGCCCCCCCGCTGCCTCCGGATGCTGCTCTCCTGCATCCTGCTGGTTCTGCTGGTCCAGTTCCCTCAGACCCGGTCCAGACCGGCCACCGAGGACACGGACACAG CCGACGCAGTGAAATCCTCTGAAGACGAGGAAGACGACGAGTCATCCTCAGAGGAGAGCAAGCTGTCCAATGAGCTGTCGACGAGCAACGAGAAGCTCCAAA CGTCGGCGCCGCAGTGGGTGACGCCGGATAAGATGGAGAAGCAGCTCCACGCCGTTCCCGCCAGCAGGACGGTGAAGTTCCGTTGCCTGGCGACGGGAAACCCCGCCCCCTCGCTGCGCTGGTACAAGAACGGGAAGGTGTTCAGGAAGGACCAAAGAATCGGAGGGTACAAG ATCAGAGACCACATGTGGACTCTGATTATGGAGTCGGTGGTTCCGTCGGATAAAGGGAACTACACCTGTGTGGTGGAGAACGAATATGggagcatcaaacacacctACCTGCTGGACGTAGTCG AGCGTTCTCCTCACAGACCGATCCTGCAGGCCGGTCTGCCGGCGAACCAAACGGCGGTCGTCGGTCACAACGTGGAGTTTGTGTGTCGAGTGTTCAGCGACCCGCAGCCTCACATCCAGTGGCTCAAACACATCACCGTCAACGGCAGCCGAGAGGCTCCGGACGGACACCCGTACGTCCTCGTCCTCAAG ACGGCGGGTTTGAACACAACAGATAAGGAGATGGAGGTTTTGACTCTGAGGAACGTGACTCTGAGTGATTCGGGCGAGTACACCTGTCTGGCAGCAAACTCCATCGGCGTCTCTCATCACTCGGCGTGGCTCACCGTGGTCGACG ACCTGCCTCCCGCCCCGCTGCCCTCTCAGACGTACCTGGAGATCTTCATCTATTGTTTGGgtttcttcatcatcatcatcctcacagCCACGGCCGTCATCTGCAGACTCTGCTGCGCCCCGAAGAAGAGCGATTTCAGCAGCCAGTTAGCCGTCCAGAAGTTAGCCAAGAGCATTCCTCTGAGGAGACAG GTGTCGGTGGAGTCTTCGGCCTCCCTGCAGTCAGGGATGTGTTTGATGCGTCAGTCTCGTCTCTCCAGCGGCGCCACCACCATCCTGACAGGAGTGTCGGAGTACGAACTCCCCTACGATCCCGCCTGGGAGCTTCCTCGTGACAG GTTGACTCTGGGGAAGCCTCTGGGTGAAGGCTGTTTCGGTCAGGTGGTTTTGGCCGAAGCCGTCGGGGTCGACAGAAATAAACCGACGCGCCTCACGAAGGTCGCCGTGAAGATGCTGAAAG CGGACGCCACAGAGAAGGACCTCTCTGACCTCATCTCTGAGatggagatgatgaagatgatcgGCAAACACAAGAACATCATCAACCTGCTGGGAGCGTGCACGCAGGGCG GCCCCCTGTACGTGGTGGTGGAGTACGCCTCCCAGGGGAACCTCAGGGAGTTCCTCCGGACTCGCCGACCCGTCGGGTTGGAGTACTGGAGCGGGCCGAGGCAGACGACTCTGGGCAGTCTGGAGGTCAGGGAGCTGGTGTCGGCGGCGTACCAGGTGGCCCGCGGGATGGCCTACCTCGCCTCTAGGAAG TGTAttcacagagacctggcagcCCGGAACGTGTTGGTCACTGAAGACGACGTGATGAAGATTGCTGACTTCGGTCTCGCCCGAGACGTCCATCACATCGATTACTATAAGAAGACCACCAAT GGTCGTCTCCCAGTGAAGTGGATGGCACCAGAAGCTTTATTCGACCGCGTCTACACTCATCAAAGCGACGT GTGGTCGTTTGGAGTCCTGCTATGGGAGATCTTCACCCTCGGGGGTTCTCCGTACCCCGGAGTCCCCGTGGAGGAGCTCTTCAAGCTGCTGAAGGAAGGACACCGCATGGAGAAACCCTCCGCATGCACCCAGGAGCT CTACCTGATGATGAGAGACTGCTGGCACGCCGTCCCGTCTCGCAGACCGACGTTCACACAACTGGTCGAAGACTTGGACCGAACGCTTTATCTCATGGCCAACCAG
- the fgfr1b gene encoding fibroblast growth factor receptor 1b isoform X1, translated as MSPPRCLRMLLSCILLVLLVQFPQTRSRPATEDTDTADAVKSSEDEEDDESSSEESKLSNELSTSNEKLQTSAPQWVTPDKMEKQLHAVPASRTVKFRCLATGNPAPSLRWYKNGKVFRKDQRIGGYKIRDHMWTLIMESVVPSDKGNYTCVVENEYGSIKHTYLLDVVERSPHRPILQAGLPANQTAVVGHNVEFVCRVFSDPQPHIQWLKHITVNGSREAPDGHPYVLVLKTAGLNTTDKEMEVLTLRNVTLSDSGEYTCLAANSIGVSHHSAWLTVVDGTLPHSWSHPEERIHVIDPALSLSLVSDLPPAPLPSQTYLEIFIYCLGFFIIIILTATAVICRLCCAPKKSDFSSQLAVQKLAKSIPLRRQVSVESSASLQSGMCLMRQSRLSSGATTILTGVSEYELPYDPAWELPRDRLTLGKPLGEGCFGQVVLAEAVGVDRNKPTRLTKVAVKMLKADATEKDLSDLISEMEMMKMIGKHKNIINLLGACTQGGPLYVVVEYASQGNLREFLRTRRPVGLEYWSGPRQTTLGSLEVRELVSAAYQVARGMAYLASRKCIHRDLAARNVLVTEDDVMKIADFGLARDVHHIDYYKKTTNGRLPVKWMAPEALFDRVYTHQSDVWSFGVLLWEIFTLGGSPYPGVPVEELFKLLKEGHRMEKPSACTQELYLMMRDCWHAVPSRRPTFTQLVEDLDRTLYLMANQEYLDLAIPLVQYSTVESSVSALSCNST; from the exons ATGTCGCCCCCCCGCTGCCTCCGGATGCTGCTCTCCTGCATCCTGCTGGTTCTGCTGGTCCAGTTCCCTCAGACCCGGTCCAGACCGGCCACCGAGGACACGGACACAG CCGACGCAGTGAAATCCTCTGAAGACGAGGAAGACGACGAGTCATCCTCAGAGGAGAGCAAGCTGTCCAATGAGCTGTCGACGAGCAACGAGAAGCTCCAAA CGTCGGCGCCGCAGTGGGTGACGCCGGATAAGATGGAGAAGCAGCTCCACGCCGTTCCCGCCAGCAGGACGGTGAAGTTCCGTTGCCTGGCGACGGGAAACCCCGCCCCCTCGCTGCGCTGGTACAAGAACGGGAAGGTGTTCAGGAAGGACCAAAGAATCGGAGGGTACAAG ATCAGAGACCACATGTGGACTCTGATTATGGAGTCGGTGGTTCCGTCGGATAAAGGGAACTACACCTGTGTGGTGGAGAACGAATATGggagcatcaaacacacctACCTGCTGGACGTAGTCG AGCGTTCTCCTCACAGACCGATCCTGCAGGCCGGTCTGCCGGCGAACCAAACGGCGGTCGTCGGTCACAACGTGGAGTTTGTGTGTCGAGTGTTCAGCGACCCGCAGCCTCACATCCAGTGGCTCAAACACATCACCGTCAACGGCAGCCGAGAGGCTCCGGACGGACACCCGTACGTCCTCGTCCTCAAG ACGGCGGGTTTGAACACAACAGATAAGGAGATGGAGGTTTTGACTCTGAGGAACGTGACTCTGAGTGATTCGGGCGAGTACACCTGTCTGGCAGCAAACTCCATCGGCGTCTCTCATCACTCGGCGTGGCTCACCGTGGTCGACGGTACGTTACCACACTCGTGGTCTCATCCTGAAGAAAGGATCCACGTTATTGATCcggccctctctctctctctggtctcagACCTGCCTCCCGCCCCGCTGCCCTCTCAGACGTACCTGGAGATCTTCATCTATTGTTTGGgtttcttcatcatcatcatcctcacagCCACGGCCGTCATCTGCAGACTCTGCTGCGCCCCGAAGAAGAGCGATTTCAGCAGCCAGTTAGCCGTCCAGAAGTTAGCCAAGAGCATTCCTCTGAGGAGACAG GTGTCGGTGGAGTCTTCGGCCTCCCTGCAGTCAGGGATGTGTTTGATGCGTCAGTCTCGTCTCTCCAGCGGCGCCACCACCATCCTGACAGGAGTGTCGGAGTACGAACTCCCCTACGATCCCGCCTGGGAGCTTCCTCGTGACAG GTTGACTCTGGGGAAGCCTCTGGGTGAAGGCTGTTTCGGTCAGGTGGTTTTGGCCGAAGCCGTCGGGGTCGACAGAAATAAACCGACGCGCCTCACGAAGGTCGCCGTGAAGATGCTGAAAG CGGACGCCACAGAGAAGGACCTCTCTGACCTCATCTCTGAGatggagatgatgaagatgatcgGCAAACACAAGAACATCATCAACCTGCTGGGAGCGTGCACGCAGGGCG GCCCCCTGTACGTGGTGGTGGAGTACGCCTCCCAGGGGAACCTCAGGGAGTTCCTCCGGACTCGCCGACCCGTCGGGTTGGAGTACTGGAGCGGGCCGAGGCAGACGACTCTGGGCAGTCTGGAGGTCAGGGAGCTGGTGTCGGCGGCGTACCAGGTGGCCCGCGGGATGGCCTACCTCGCCTCTAGGAAG TGTAttcacagagacctggcagcCCGGAACGTGTTGGTCACTGAAGACGACGTGATGAAGATTGCTGACTTCGGTCTCGCCCGAGACGTCCATCACATCGATTACTATAAGAAGACCACCAAT GGTCGTCTCCCAGTGAAGTGGATGGCACCAGAAGCTTTATTCGACCGCGTCTACACTCATCAAAGCGACGT GTGGTCGTTTGGAGTCCTGCTATGGGAGATCTTCACCCTCGGGGGTTCTCCGTACCCCGGAGTCCCCGTGGAGGAGCTCTTCAAGCTGCTGAAGGAAGGACACCGCATGGAGAAACCCTCCGCATGCACCCAGGAGCT CTACCTGATGATGAGAGACTGCTGGCACGCCGTCCCGTCTCGCAGACCGACGTTCACACAACTGGTCGAAGACTTGGACCGAACGCTTTATCTCATGGCCAACCAG